The window cccactggtcactctgacagagctccagaggttcctctgtggagatgggagaaccttccagaaggactacCATCTacacagcactccaccaatcagacctttacgatagagtggctagacggaagccactcctcaataaaagtcacatgacagcccacttggagtttgccaaaaggcctctcagactatgagaaacaagattctctggtctgatgaaaccaagattgaactcttggcctgaatgccaagcgtcacgtctggaggaaaccaggcccaatccctgcggtgaagcatggtgttggcagcatcatgcagtggggataTTTTTCAATGGCAGGGACTGGCAGACTGATCAAGattaagggaaagatgaatgcaGCAAAGTACAAAACAATTTCCACTGATGAGGCTAATACCCATATCATGCTGAAATCAATAGAACAGGAGGCAAACAATTAGGGTTCTCCATTATtcaaatactcctactacaatgtttaaacattctacacTGTGAGATTTTATTTCATTGATATCATGAAACAACTCCTTCATGTATGTATTTTCTGATGATTGATCAGAGATCTTTTATCAGAGTATCTCTtgtcacattgatcacagctatgaggtttctctcctgtgtgtgttctctggtgtatagtCAGATGGCTAGATgtaacaaaactcttcccacattgattacagctataagatttctctcctgtgtgttttctctggtgTGATAACATGCTGCTTGAGTGAGTAAAACTAATCCCACATTGagtacagctataaggtttctctcctgtgtgtgttctccggTGGACAGTCAGATGGCTTGatgtagtaaaactcttcccacattgatcacagctatacggtttctctcctgtgtgtattctctcatgtgatACCAGGATGCttgactgagtaaaactcttcccacattgattacaactataagatttctctcctgtgtgttttctctggtgTGATAACAGGTTGCttgactgagtaaaactcttcccacattgagtacagctataaggtttctctcctgtgtgtgttctctggtgtacaaTCCAATGGCTTGATGTagaaaaactcttcccacattgatcacagataaacggtttctctcctgtgtgaattctCATGTGTACTTTTAGTGAATTTGATCTTAAGTAGCTCTTCCCACAATCAAAACAGTGGTAAGATTTCGCTCTTGTGTGTACTCGTTGGTGTATTTTAAGTTCTGATGAAGATTTAAAAgctttcccacagtcagagcagcgtTGAGATTTCTTCCCTGTGGGTCTCCGCTGATGTTTCTTgaggtgttctgatctggagagactcttctctgccttgtcagcatcatgaggtagtTGAAGCTCCCGcgtctcccgtctctctcctgtgtgaacaacaaaaTAGGGGATGTAAAAGGGGATGCCAACAGTGTAGCCATGATGTTGTACAACAATTGACATCTAATGAATGTTAAAATTATTTGACAATTGTCTTAAAATGAGCAACAATAgacatattttgttttgttttcacaTTCGCAGTAAAATCGATGATTGTAGGCTAGAAATAAGTTAAAGTTGTTGAAACTCTAAGCAATGTGCCAAACGACTTTTGGTATTTTGGTCATTATAGGCCCCTTTCTGTGTTTGCTAAAATTGCGGCACGagggcaaaacacacacactttggttGCAGACAAAATTACTTTGTCCTCTCACTATAGAGAACCAGCCTCAGAGAATTAAACATGCAATAATTGGACTTTAGGACAATGAGTTTGGAACGGCAAGAGTTTTCCCAGTATACgcttgatgtttatacattgtacgctgtgtggaaaatatccaaatcaaagagaatgctttggtaaagatgaaatgtgaagttagttgtctaaaattggatctGAGTCAAATCCAGACCTCCAGCCTCTTTACTTGGTATAAGACATGTGAGTTAAGAATTGACCCGAGCTGCAGCCAAGGTCTGAGTAGTCAATGAACCCAAAATGCAACAAGAGGTTGAAGACAAAGGAACCTTCTAACAAATCCatgctacggatgagtagctgcgTCTAATAGGGTGAGTTCAAGCAGGACCACTCGGTTACCACTCTCCATCGAATCTCTACACTGCTTTCATTCCTAACGCTGTGAGCCCTGAGCTGCAGGGCTggctgtcctcagaagaccccttttAGAACAAGGGGGAGGAAACAGACCATGAAGACAAGGACACTGACATTGTGAGGACAACCAGAGAGTAACACTAGAGAAGTGAAACATCCGAGGAACCAGGTCCACGCGGAGACCTCCCATCGGAGACCTTTAACACGTAATTATATTATATTCCGACCCATAATAGCGGCAGTTCGGGgcaaggttagggttaaaataAGCAAAGCTGACAAATGCACATAAATGTACATTTCTCTCGTGtactttctcttcttctctctcttttaaatTTTGGGTAACACGCAGCATAGTGTGTTGGACCGTTGTACTAAGTTCTATTCAATAGCCTAGACTGTGTTTTGTATATGTATATCTCATATTATCATTTGAGCTTgatagtaaataaataatcaactaAAATTGGTGTGGTACAGACTCATTGGTGGGACTCAGGTTTATGCAGATTCCCGGATTATgcgacgttcagaatgagactgtagaGGAAATTGATTAATTAGcgactgttgtaaaatcgatattctgaaaTTCTTTGAGTTAatcatttgggaaatagaaactcaataaaactaattttcccatggtgccccaggttaatgagttaataattgacAGATTTATTTAATCACGCAATTATAAACCGCTAATCATTCGATGAGCAGCAGTCGTCACATTAACCAATACGACGTCACGATATTACGGATGTAGTGTATCTGGTTGCAGAAACTCCCCCTTGCTAATGAGGAAACCGCTAGTTATGGATGTGGTATATCTGCTAATGAAGAAAccgctagttatggatgtagtatatctggtaatgaggaaaccgctggttatggatgtagtatatctggtaatgaggaaaccactagttatggatgtagtatacagtggggcaaaaaagtatttagtcagccaccaattgtgcaagttgtcccacttaaaaagatgagagaggcctgtaattttcttcataggtacacttcaactatgacagacaaaatgagaaaaatatgtaatatttttcatgaatttatttgcaaattatggtggaatataagtatttggtcacctacaaacaagcaagatttctggctctcacagacctgtaacttcttctttaagaggctcctctgtcctccactcgttacctgtattaatggcacctgtttgatcttgttatcagtataaaagacacctgtccacaacctcaaacagtcactctccactatggccaagaccaaagagctgtcaaaggacaccagaaacaaaattgtagactgcaccaggctgggaatactgaatctgcaataggtaagcagcttggtttgaagaaatcaactgtgggagcaattattaggaaatggaagacatacaagaccactgataatctccctcgatctggggctccacgcaagatctcacccgtggggtcaaaatgatcacaagaatggtgagcaaaaatcccagaaccacacggggggacctagtgaatgacctgcagagagctgggactaaagtaaccaagcctaccatcagtaacacactacgccgccaggggctcaaatcctgcagtgccag is drawn from Oncorhynchus keta strain PuntledgeMale-10-30-2019 chromosome 37, Oket_V2, whole genome shotgun sequence and contains these coding sequences:
- the LOC118370084 gene encoding zinc finger protein 501-like isoform X4, with translation MTVTLEEEEVGDLFNTRERRDYLGSSGEPQQPHDAEEAEKSLSRSEHLKKHPQRPIWKRTHCCSDCEEEVCWMEKEALGLNIVVKEKKEEEKDDFGMKDEEGEITVTLEEDEEEKTGDLINTSNYRERRETRELQLPHDADKAEKSLSRSEHLKKHQRRPTGKKSQRCSDCGKAFKSSSELKIHQRVHTRAKSYHCFDCGKSYLRSNSLKVHMRIHTGEKPFICDQCGKSFSTSSHWIVHQRTHTGEKPYSCTQCGKSFTQSSNLLSHQRKHTGEKSYSCNQCGKSFTQSSILVSHERIHTGEKPYSCDQCGKSFTTSSHLTVHRRTHTGEKPYSCTQCGISFTHSSSMLSHQRKHTGEKSYSCNQCGKSFVTSSHLTIHQRTHTGEKPHSCDQCDKRYSDKRSLINHQKIHT